In Wolinella succinogenes DSM 1740, a single genomic region encodes these proteins:
- a CDS encoding DMSO/selenate family reductase complex B subunit, protein MEKNQQFGFYLDQTRCVGCRTCQMACKDGKDSPLGVNFRRVVEFEGGAWLTENPDTPTPVGVFAYYTSIACNHCDDPACIKACPTGAMHKGLYGIVEVNQSRCIGCKACAMACPYGAPQFDSRQGHMSKCDGCKTRLEENLAPLCVESCPFRALEAGPITELRAKHGHAASIAPLPPYERTRPNLCLKPEKNSQPSGDSRGIFHLPQNHSEVNHDIV, encoded by the coding sequence ATGGAAAAAAATCAACAATTTGGATTCTATCTCGACCAGACAAGATGCGTGGGCTGTCGAACCTGTCAAATGGCTTGCAAGGATGGCAAAGATTCTCCACTGGGAGTGAATTTTAGACGCGTAGTGGAGTTCGAGGGAGGCGCTTGGCTCACCGAAAATCCAGACACCCCCACACCCGTGGGTGTCTTCGCCTACTACACCTCCATAGCGTGCAATCATTGCGACGATCCCGCCTGTATCAAAGCCTGCCCAACGGGCGCGATGCACAAAGGGCTATATGGAATTGTCGAGGTGAATCAAAGTCGCTGTATCGGCTGTAAAGCCTGCGCGATGGCCTGTCCTTATGGAGCGCCCCAATTTGACTCACGCCAAGGACACATGAGCAAGTGCGATGGTTGCAAAACTCGTTTGGAGGAGAATCTAGCCCCACTTTGCGTGGAATCATGCCCCTTTAGAGCGCTTGAGGCAGGCCCTATCACAGAGCTTAGAGCCAAGCATGGCCACGCTGCTTCCATCGCCCCCCTTCCCCCTTATGAGCGCACCCGTCCCAATCTCTGCCTCAAACCAGAGAAAAATTCCCAGCCCTCAGGTGATTCTAGAGGCATTTTCCATCTTCCACAAAACCATTCGGAGGTGAATCATGACATTGTCTAA
- a CDS encoding DmsC/YnfH family molybdoenzyme membrane anchor subunit, with amino-acid sequence MTLSNLILGELPLVLFTVMTQAVVGFSFVYALSTRAKTSTLASRKRFGLTFLFLLAIALLPSLFHLGDPTHAPYLLMRLGAFESGGAWHIAWLPNEILGVGVLFALGIWLFYTGTLLALYLLPLAGIVTLFFMSGIYGSMQNTVLTWNFSLTLWLFGSSALFLGGLLYRILHDLTHEDRLGAFLFSLIGFALLCLSLAFYTLHVGQSQIEGIGSAYTLLGEHYALFLGTGVILSVLALLLWFLKDFSTLPFGSPRSIGAIALLFGLLGVFSTRVLFYGLIHTHLWLG; translated from the coding sequence ATGACATTGTCTAATCTTATTCTAGGCGAGCTTCCGCTCGTCCTATTCACGGTGATGACCCAAGCTGTCGTGGGATTTTCGTTTGTCTATGCACTAAGCACTCGAGCCAAAACTTCCACGCTCGCTTCAAGGAAGCGCTTTGGCCTGACCTTTTTATTCCTTTTAGCTATCGCCCTGCTTCCTTCTCTTTTTCATCTTGGCGACCCCACCCATGCGCCTTACCTCTTGATGCGTCTTGGAGCGTTTGAATCAGGGGGTGCTTGGCATATCGCTTGGCTTCCTAATGAGATTCTTGGCGTGGGAGTTTTGTTTGCCCTAGGAATCTGGCTCTTTTACACAGGCACCCTGCTCGCGCTCTATCTGCTCCCTCTAGCGGGAATCGTGACGCTCTTTTTCATGAGTGGAATCTATGGCTCCATGCAGAACACCGTGCTCACTTGGAACTTCTCCCTCACGCTTTGGCTCTTTGGATCTAGCGCCCTCTTTTTGGGTGGACTACTCTATCGAATTCTGCACGACCTGACCCACGAAGATCGTCTTGGAGCCTTCCTCTTCTCACTTATTGGCTTTGCCCTTCTCTGCCTAAGTCTTGCCTTCTACACCCTCCATGTGGGTCAGAGCCAAATTGAAGGGATAGGGAGCGCCTACACTCTTTTAGGAGAGCACTACGCCCTCTTTTTGGGTACGGGGGTGATTTTGAGTGTGCTGGCGCTGCTCCTTTGGTTTTTGAAAGATTTCTCAACGCTCCCCTTTGGTTCACCAAGGAGTATCGGAGCGATTGCACTGCTTTTTGGATTGCTTGGAGTCTTTAGCACGCGAGTGCTCTTTTATGGCCTCATCCATACCCATCTTTGGCTTGGGTAG
- a CDS encoding molecular chaperone, which yields MDYEAFALGAKILSGFFIEPPSLKRFELLKQQGLLQGWFITSPHFANTQGKELWEQSLRYDDSSEIAADFTHLFIADEEYLKAPPYASYYLESSGETFTQESDELSKLYASLNFTPTLYPHEPCDHLASELEFLALLLEQNIANPSPNALLLSFLEYRLTPWSNECLAYLQKNALTPFYQGVGYLTQDLLETLKESLGIKAQKRTIYRSIRVESQE from the coding sequence ATGGACTATGAAGCCTTCGCCCTAGGGGCAAAAATCCTCAGTGGATTCTTCATTGAACCTCCTTCTTTGAAGCGCTTTGAACTCTTAAAACAGCAAGGCTTGCTTCAGGGGTGGTTCATCACCTCTCCCCACTTTGCCAACACCCAAGGCAAAGAGCTCTGGGAGCAATCCCTTAGATATGACGATTCTTCGGAGATAGCCGCGGATTTCACACACCTCTTTATCGCTGATGAGGAGTATCTCAAAGCCCCTCCGTACGCCTCCTACTATCTCGAATCAAGTGGCGAAACTTTCACCCAAGAATCCGATGAATTGAGCAAGCTCTACGCCTCGCTCAATTTCACTCCAACCCTCTATCCCCACGAGCCCTGCGATCATCTCGCTAGCGAACTAGAGTTTTTAGCGCTTCTCTTGGAGCAAAATATTGCCAATCCTTCTCCAAACGCCCTGCTCCTCTCTTTTTTGGAGTATCGTCTCACCCCATGGTCCAATGAGTGCCTCGCCTATCTCCAAAAAAATGCCCTCACCCCCTTCTATCAAGGCGTGGGCTATCTCACCCAAGATCTCCTTGAGACTCTCAAAGAATCACTAGGAATCAAGGCTCAAAAACGGACAATTTATCGTTCTATCAGGGTAGAGAGTCAAGAATAG
- a CDS encoding response regulator transcription factor yields the protein MEAWQESLKNLTLLYVEDEEGIRRPMVDTLSYYLKEVYEAEDGEAGLECYYTHRPDIIFTDLKMPHRDGLWMVREIRKHDKHTPIAMITAHSDKEYLLSAVELKMEKYLIKPIALEELLHVLRLCIEDIEEERGIVLECGSVRFDLKNRLFIKEERETPLTQKESDFLALLLRKKGQLIPYEEIESQVWRGEFMSTDALRTLVKNLRKKLGIPCIKNHSLAGYSFEG from the coding sequence ATGGAAGCTTGGCAAGAATCGCTCAAAAACCTCACCCTACTCTATGTGGAGGATGAGGAGGGGATTCGCCGCCCGATGGTCGATACTCTCTCCTACTACCTCAAAGAGGTCTATGAAGCAGAAGATGGAGAAGCGGGGCTTGAGTGCTATTACACCCATCGACCCGACATCATCTTCACCGATCTGAAGATGCCCCACCGAGATGGACTTTGGATGGTTCGCGAGATTCGCAAACACGACAAACACACCCCCATCGCAATGATCACCGCCCATTCGGACAAAGAGTATCTCCTTAGTGCCGTGGAACTGAAAATGGAGAAGTATCTCATCAAGCCCATAGCGCTAGAGGAGCTACTCCATGTTCTAAGGCTCTGCATCGAGGATATTGAGGAGGAGCGGGGAATTGTGCTGGAGTGTGGGAGCGTTCGCTTTGATCTCAAAAATCGTCTCTTCATCAAAGAGGAGAGAGAGACTCCCCTCACCCAAAAAGAGAGTGACTTTTTAGCGCTTTTATTGCGCAAAAAGGGGCAACTCATCCCTTACGAAGAGATCGAAAGTCAGGTTTGGCGGGGGGAATTTATGAGCACGGATGCCCTAAGAACGCTCGTGAAGAATCTGCGCAAAAAGCTAGGAATCCCTTGCATCAAGAATCACTCCCTCGCGGGCTACAGTTTTGAAGGCTAA
- a CDS encoding ABC transporter substrate-binding protein: MPYVYVSRLINEGLVRLAENDQGWEYSLATDCPKLSPTLYECTLRQGVRFQDGTPFNADSVIKNFDYFLAQPFNYTDIHRSLKAVEKVSPYKIRLILSQPYGMLFRDLARIFFYSDAYLRQYGWGGAETGANIKSAGSYGLGPYILVEGMITGRKQTPKAILKANPYYWEKGFPKIETITVFTELETQSALESLLEREGELDFMPIPFNKKIETLLSPYTKLIITPSTNNFTIYFNLHKHDSKVFDPKVRQALNCALNQENLLNFTYKKEGRPNTGAYTHEDCPFSLRELHEILRGLKFKVATQDSLLFLWRGIEYQLSRYGVELEFLLTTSEKEIYDLAQKNHQQTQEWDMLIQGTQDWYGRHPWPIFIRYQEGNPWSFVTGDIKMREAINQLFRHEQGTPEFEALCQTIIQRAKEKAYMLFIPTPHAVYGMNKELHFTPHGIGLQPLWKAEVTSEHWSLRGDKPYPESLQKPILPQRITP; this comes from the coding sequence ATGCCCTATGTCTATGTCTCTCGCCTCATCAATGAAGGATTAGTGCGACTCGCTGAAAATGACCAAGGCTGGGAATATTCCCTCGCCACCGACTGCCCCAAGCTCTCTCCCACGCTCTATGAGTGCACCTTGCGCCAAGGGGTTCGATTCCAGGATGGAACCCCTTTTAACGCCGATTCGGTGATTAAAAATTTTGACTACTTTCTCGCCCAACCCTTCAACTACACCGATATTCACCGCTCCCTTAAGGCGGTCGAAAAGGTCTCTCCATACAAGATTCGCCTCATCCTCTCCCAACCCTATGGAATGCTCTTTCGAGACCTAGCGAGAATCTTCTTCTACTCAGACGCCTACCTTCGCCAATATGGCTGGGGAGGGGCCGAGACGGGAGCGAATATCAAAAGCGCAGGGAGCTATGGGCTTGGACCTTATATCTTAGTCGAAGGGATGATCACGGGTCGCAAACAGACCCCCAAGGCCATCCTCAAAGCCAATCCCTACTATTGGGAGAAGGGTTTTCCCAAGATAGAGACAATCACTGTTTTCACCGAGCTTGAGACGCAAAGCGCTTTAGAATCGCTTCTGGAGCGCGAGGGGGAGCTTGACTTCATGCCCATCCCCTTCAATAAAAAGATTGAAACCCTTCTCTCTCCCTACACCAAGCTCATCATCACTCCCTCCACCAACAATTTCACCATCTATTTCAATCTCCATAAGCATGATTCCAAGGTCTTTGACCCAAAAGTCAGACAAGCCCTCAATTGTGCGCTCAATCAAGAGAATCTCCTCAACTTTACCTACAAAAAGGAGGGACGACCCAACACGGGTGCCTACACCCACGAGGATTGTCCTTTTAGCTTGCGTGAGCTTCATGAGATTCTTCGAGGGTTAAAGTTCAAAGTTGCCACTCAAGATTCGCTCCTATTTTTGTGGAGAGGAATTGAATATCAACTCTCGCGCTATGGCGTGGAGTTAGAGTTTCTCCTCACCACCAGTGAAAAAGAGATTTATGATCTCGCCCAAAAGAATCACCAGCAAACGCAAGAGTGGGATATGCTCATCCAAGGGACACAAGACTGGTATGGTCGCCATCCTTGGCCTATTTTTATCCGCTATCAAGAGGGAAATCCATGGAGCTTTGTCACAGGAGATATCAAGATGCGAGAGGCTATCAATCAGCTCTTTCGGCACGAGCAGGGAACGCCTGAGTTTGAAGCGCTGTGCCAAACCATCATCCAGCGCGCCAAAGAGAAAGCCTATATGCTCTTCATCCCCACACCTCACGCCGTCTATGGGATGAACAAAGAGCTCCACTTCACCCCACATGGAATCGGGCTTCAACCCCTTTGGAAAGCCGAGGTGACAAGCGAGCACTGGTCTTTGCGCGGAGACAAGCCCTATCCAGAATCGCTCCAAAAACCCATCCTGCCACAAAGAATCACGCCATGA
- a CDS encoding sensor histidine kinase: MKKIKIEYKLFLLFGVAFIGMIFLAHKALSVSEENITSTRTLFENSTTIQSLQEHYIEPLNLLREMSLSLVMSPNESFRRSIEQELISSIAKLDERFLSLDPESQTAWQEYLRLLNQTRLYVSQGFEEGAFVNANTTERTRYYELLERLKALQSKEITQAKGNFAHIQERAKILKYEVILAVVILSILVFLLGYFLSRHIVSSILTLQEGLQDFFDYLERKIPRPKPISLQSRDELEEMSKLLNHNILKAARDIEQDILFVENAISVVTQLKSGHLSSRLETMAQAHELKLLKNVINDMIDNLESKIKEEIEKRSEQEKLLIQQSKLASMGEMIGNIAHQWRQPLSELGAILMNLQVKHHFKDLTEETFKAQVERTNEITAFMSHTISDFQNFFTPSKIKEPFSVRLACEKAIAIIEASLRYHNIILEFRERGDRIAYGYPNEYSQVVLNILSNAKDALISREISHPRIHIELINGKNYSVVKIEDNAGGIRAHPMEKIFEPYFTTKHSRQGTGIGLYMSKMIIEKNMDGIITVENTAEGARFKIKIR, encoded by the coding sequence ATGAAAAAGATCAAAATCGAATACAAGCTCTTTCTACTCTTTGGGGTGGCTTTCATCGGAATGATCTTTTTAGCGCACAAAGCTCTTAGCGTGAGCGAGGAGAATATCACCAGCACTCGCACCCTTTTTGAGAACTCTACCACCATCCAAAGCCTTCAAGAGCACTACATTGAGCCCCTCAATCTCTTGCGAGAGATGTCCTTGTCCCTAGTCATGTCGCCCAATGAAAGCTTCCGCCGCTCCATCGAACAAGAGCTCATCTCCTCTATCGCCAAGCTGGATGAACGCTTTCTCTCCCTTGATCCAGAGAGTCAAACTGCATGGCAGGAGTATCTGCGCCTCCTCAACCAAACCCGCCTTTATGTCTCGCAGGGCTTTGAGGAGGGAGCGTTTGTCAATGCCAACACCACAGAACGCACTCGTTACTATGAGCTCCTAGAGCGTCTTAAAGCCCTTCAGTCCAAAGAGATCACCCAAGCCAAAGGGAATTTTGCCCACATCCAAGAACGTGCCAAGATTCTTAAGTATGAGGTGATTCTAGCCGTCGTCATTCTCTCGATTCTCGTCTTTTTGCTTGGCTACTTTCTCTCACGACACATCGTCTCTTCGATTCTCACCCTCCAAGAGGGGCTTCAAGATTTCTTTGACTACCTAGAGCGCAAAATTCCCCGCCCCAAACCCATCTCCCTCCAAAGCAGGGATGAGCTTGAAGAGATGTCCAAGCTCCTCAATCACAACATTCTCAAGGCGGCTAGAGATATTGAGCAGGATATTCTCTTCGTTGAAAACGCCATCTCCGTGGTCACTCAACTCAAAAGCGGTCACCTCTCCTCTCGTTTGGAGACCATGGCTCAAGCCCACGAGCTCAAACTCCTCAAAAATGTAATCAACGATATGATCGACAACCTCGAATCCAAAATCAAAGAGGAGATTGAGAAACGGAGCGAGCAAGAAAAGCTCTTAATCCAGCAGAGCAAACTCGCTAGCATGGGGGAGATGATCGGCAATATTGCCCACCAATGGCGTCAACCCCTAAGCGAGCTTGGCGCGATTTTGATGAATCTTCAAGTGAAGCACCACTTCAAAGATTTGACCGAGGAGACTTTCAAGGCGCAAGTGGAAAGAACTAACGAAATCACCGCTTTCATGAGCCACACCATTAGCGACTTTCAAAACTTCTTCACCCCCTCCAAAATCAAAGAACCCTTCAGCGTCCGCCTTGCGTGCGAAAAAGCAATCGCTATTATCGAAGCCTCTTTACGCTATCACAATATCATCCTTGAGTTTCGAGAAAGAGGGGATCGCATCGCCTATGGCTACCCCAATGAATACTCCCAAGTGGTGCTTAACATCCTCTCCAACGCCAAAGACGCCCTCATCTCCAGGGAGATTTCCCATCCTCGAATCCATATCGAGCTTATCAATGGAAAAAACTACTCTGTCGTCAAAATTGAAGACAATGCGGGAGGAATTCGCGCCCATCCCATGGAGAAGATTTTTGAACCCTACTTCACCACCAAGCATTCACGCCAAGGCACGGGAATTGGACTCTATATGAGCAAAATGATCATCGAAAAGAATATGGATGGAATCATCACCGTGGAGAATACCGCAGAGGGGGCGCGGTTCAAAATCAAGATCCGCTAA
- a CDS encoding nucleotidyl transferase AbiEii/AbiGii toxin family protein, whose product MPSNALTAKPWSPMNVFGYADICVERIEEIIAKKIFYRYKELKPRDIIDIGVALKKNKNLLATLERNPHFSLDLLADFAGRIEAANQNGRLLEVVRQEADVLQMQGRYKEMAYEAPHTIVSKIDSLLDRASLALWERQERKGFSGS is encoded by the coding sequence ATGCCAAGCAATGCGCTGACGGCTAAGCCGTGGTCTCCCATGAATGTGTTTGGCTATGCAGATATTTGTGTCGAGAGAATTGAGGAGATCATCGCCAAGAAGATATTTTATCGCTACAAAGAGCTCAAGCCCCGAGACATCATCGATATTGGCGTTGCTCTCAAAAAAAACAAGAATCTCCTAGCGACCTTGGAGCGGAATCCTCACTTTTCCCTTGATCTTTTGGCTGATTTTGCGGGGAGAATCGAAGCGGCGAACCAAAATGGACGCCTTTTGGAGGTGGTGCGTCAAGAGGCGGACGTGTTGCAGATGCAGGGGCGCTACAAAGAGATGGCCTACGAGGCGCCTCACACGATTGTTTCTAAAATCGACTCCCTTCTGGATAGGGCGAGCCTGGCTCTTTGGGAGAGGCAAGAGCGCAAAGGCTTTAGCGGATCTTGA
- a CDS encoding nucleotidyl transferase AbiEii/AbiGii toxin family protein, with protein sequence MFAKQKRLFELARLILDVQFPRSLWAFGGGTALSAMYWQHRLSTDIDIFLYGGKIF encoded by the coding sequence GTGTTTGCCAAACAAAAAAGACTCTTTGAGCTCGCTCGCCTCATCCTTGATGTGCAATTCCCCCGTTCTCTTTGGGCTTTTGGTGGAGGTACAGCGCTCTCAGCAATGTATTGGCAGCATCGACTCTCCACTGATATTGATATTTTTCTTTATGGGGGCAAGATATTCTGA